The genomic window CCATTGCTCGTGTCGATGTTCTGGATAAATTGACCGGACGCTTCACCTACATGCACGACTTCCACGTGCCCGGCATGCTGCACGGAAGCGTGGTCCGTCCGCCCGCGATCGGCGCCACATTAGAGCGCGTGGACGAAGCCTCGATCAAGGATATTCCCGGCATCGTCAAAGTGGTGCGCGACGGCGACTTCCTCGGCATCGTCACGGACAACGAATGGTCGGCGGTGCGCGCGGCACGAGAAATCAAAACGACGTGGTCGAAATCGCAAACGCTGCCCGACGAGAAGAAGTTGTGGGAGCACGTGCGCGGCACGAAGATCATCAAGGACGATGTCACCAGCAATATCGGTGATGTCGCCGCTGCGATGGCAGGTGAGGGACGCACCCTCAAGGCGACTTATGACTTCACCATTCATACCCACGGCTCGATCGGCCCGTCCTGCGCCATCTCTGAATTCAAGGACGGTAAGCTGACGTCATGGTCGGCGTCGCAGGCGACGCATAATCTGCGCAAGCAGCTCGCCAAGATGTTCAGCATGTCGCTCGATGATGTGCGCTGCATCTACGTGGATGGCTCGGGCTGCTATGGCCGCAATGGCCACGAGGACGCCGCCGCCGATGCCGCCATGCTGGCCAAGGCCGTCGGCAAGCCGGTGCGTGTGCAGTGGTCGCGCGCCGACGAGCACGGCTGGGATCCGAAAGGACCGCCGACGCTGATTGATCTGAGCGCCAAGCTCGACGACAAGGGCAACGTCGTTGCGTGGGATTCCCAATTCTTCATTCCGCAAGGCGCAGCCGGCATGGTCGATCTTGTCGCCGCAACCTTAAGCAGCAAGCCGGTGGACGGCATGCTGTCGCCGGGTGGCATCGTGAACGACTCCGCCATCGGCTACAAATTCCCGAACATCAAGACGGTTTGTCATCGCCTGGAGACGACACCGTTTCGGCCCTCCTGGATCAGGACGCCGGGGCGCATGCAGAACACCTATGCCAACGAGTGCTTCTTCGATGAAATCGCGGCCGCATTGAACGCTGATCCCCTGGAGCTGCGCGTCCACTACACAGATCCCGCGGACAAGCGTGGGCTGGATATCCTGGAGCGTCTCTCGAAGCTGTCGAAGTGGGACAAGCGGCCATCGCCGCGCAAGGATATCTCCGGCAACATCGTCAAGGGGCGTGGCGTCAGCTATGTCAAGTACGAACTCACGCGCACCTATGTCGGCGCGGTGGCGGAGGTTCTCGTGGATCGTACCTCGGGTGATGTCCGCGTCACCAAGGTCTATGTGGTGCATGACTGCGGGCAGATCATCAATCCGAACGGCGTCAAGGCGCAGATCGAAGGCAACGTCATCCAGACGGTGAGCCGAACGCTGAAGGAAGAAGTCACCTTCGACCGCAGCAATGTCACCTCGCTCGATTGGGCGAGTTATCCGATCCTGCGTTTCCCCGAATTGCCGGAGATCGAGATCGAACTGATCGATCGTCCGACGGAAAAGCCTTGGGGCGCAGGTGAGCCGACTGCTGCAGTTATTCCCTCAGCTGTTTCAAACGCGATCTTTGACGCCACCGGCGCGCGGCTGCGCTCCGTGCCGTTCAAGCGCGAGAAGGTGAAGGCCGCGCTGCGATCAGTCTAGTGCGAGCGGCCACTTCGGACCGACTGGTCACTAATCGGTCGATCAATGTTCTCATGCGTTCTGAAAAAGGACGTTCGCAATCAAATTTTGAGGCGAGCGTCAGAAAGCGAACGGAAGATCGGGCGCTCAT from Nitrobacteraceae bacterium AZCC 1564 includes these protein-coding regions:
- a CDS encoding nicotinate dehydrogenase subunit B (product_source=KO:K18030; cath_funfam=3.30.365.10; cog=COG1529; ko=KO:K18030; pfam=PF02738; superfamily=56003) encodes the protein MNAPFRTTRRDLLKAGGALVVAFSVAPRIGAALAQDAAAVGKPVSLEQVESFLAIDAKGAVTLYAGKVDLGTGVRTALAQIVAEELDVPFASVTVIEGDTALTPDQSPTYGSQSIQTGGMQIRQAAATARSALLDQAAQRLNVDKSELSISDGKISAKSGGAGVAYAELLGGKNFELKVDKDAPMKAPADYKIVGKSIARVDVLDKLTGRFTYMHDFHVPGMLHGSVVRPPAIGATLERVDEASIKDIPGIVKVVRDGDFLGIVTDNEWSAVRAAREIKTTWSKSQTLPDEKKLWEHVRGTKIIKDDVTSNIGDVAAAMAGEGRTLKATYDFTIHTHGSIGPSCAISEFKDGKLTSWSASQATHNLRKQLAKMFSMSLDDVRCIYVDGSGCYGRNGHEDAAADAAMLAKAVGKPVRVQWSRADEHGWDPKGPPTLIDLSAKLDDKGNVVAWDSQFFIPQGAAGMVDLVAATLSSKPVDGMLSPGGIVNDSAIGYKFPNIKTVCHRLETTPFRPSWIRTPGRMQNTYANECFFDEIAAALNADPLELRVHYTDPADKRGLDILERLSKLSKWDKRPSPRKDISGNIVKGRGVSYVKYELTRTYVGAVAEVLVDRTSGDVRVTKVYVVHDCGQIINPNGVKAQIEGNVIQTVSRTLKEEVTFDRSNVTSLDWASYPILRFPELPEIEIELIDRPTEKPWGAGEPTAAVIPSAVSNAIFDATGARLRSVPFKREKVKAALRSV